A segment of the Methanobacterium sp. Maddingley MBC34 genome:
CAAATATCTTTAAAAAAAAGCCAAATTTAAAGAAATAAGATGAATAAAGGAGGAAAAAATCAATGGACCCTGTTTTAAATAGTGGTGACACCGCCTGGATGCTCATCTCCACTGCACTGGTAATGCTCATGACAGTGCCAGGAGTAGCTCTCTTCTACGGTGGTCTTGCCAAGAAAGTAAATGTATTAAACACAATGTTTATGTCTCTAATTGCGTTCTCCATTGCCAGCATTGTCTGGGTACTTTACGGTTATCAATTCGCATTTGGAGCCGATATGTTGGGAGGACTAATTGGAAACCCTGCAAATCTCCTGTTTAGTGGAATAGGAGTTGATCAGTTATCCACACTTGCCCCAACCATACCTGAAACCGTCTACATTGCCTTCCAGATGACCTTCGCCGCCATCACCGTGGCACTGATATCTGGAGCAGTAGTGGGGAGAATGAAAGTCTCTTCATGGATAATATTCTCCATTGCCTGGTTATCCCTGGTATACGTACCTATAGCTCACTGGGTATGGGGTGGAGGATTCCTGTTCCAATGGGGTGCACTGGACTTCGCCGGTGGTACTGTTGTACACATCAACTCTGGTGTAGCTGCCCTGGCCCTGGCCCTGTTACTAGGTAAAAGGAAAGACACCAAATTACTACCACACCAGCTCGGTTACTCAGTTATTGGTGCCGCACTACTATGGTTCGGCTGGTTCGGATTCAACGCAGGTTCAGCCTTAAGTGCTGGTGGACTGGCTGGTCAGGCTTTCATAAACACCAACACCGCAACCGCAGCAGCAATGGTCTCCTGGGTAATAATCGACTACCTCAAAACCGGTAAACCAACCTTACTTGGAGCAATATCCGGTGCAATCGCAGGATTAGTTGCAATAACCCCTGCAGCAGGTTTCGTAACGTTGCAAGCTGCTGTTATCATTGGTCTGGTAACCAGTGTGGTTTCATACTTCGCCATAAGCTACCTAAAACCCAAACTGGGCTACGACGATGCCCTGGATGTATTCGGAATACACGGTATGTCTGGTATATGGGGTGCACTGGCCACAGGTTTATTCGCAGCACCATTCATCAACTCCCTGGGAACCGGAGTATTCTACGGTAACCCTGGACAGATTGTAACTCAAATCCTCGCAATTGTAATAGTAGCTGCTTACAGCTTCATTGCAACCCTGATAATCGGGAAAATCATTGACATTGTCATTGGACTGCGCGTGGAAGAAAAAGAAGAAATCGAAGGACTGGACATCACTCAACACGAGGAAACCGGTTACAGGATTTAATTAGAATATGCGCAAGCCCTGAGGTGATATGATGAAAGAAATAGTAGCCATAATTCGACCAAACAAATTAGACGAAGTTAAAGATGCCCTCGAAAAAATCGGATGCCATGGAATAACCGTGACTGAAGTTAAAGGTCGTGGAAGGCAGTTAGGTATAACCGAAAGCTACAGGGGAAGTGATTACAGAATCGACATGCTACCCAAAACCCGTCTGGAAATCGTTGTAGCAGATGAGGATTTAGATGGTGTTATTAAATCTATAGTAGAAACAGCACAAACCGGTGACATTGGAGATGGAAAAATCTTTATCTCCCCGGTAGAAGACGTTGTCCGTATCAGAACAGGAGAAAGGGGAGAAGAAGCCGTCTAAAACCCTCCAAAAATCCACTTTCAACCCCCCCTTTCCCTCCTTTTTTCTTTTTTTAATAAGTACCATGATTAAGCAGATTACATATTATGGCAGATATTATTTTTCTTGAAAGTTAAATCTAAAAATTTAAATCCAATTTTACCATGTGAAATTACTATTCTAACTACCATTATAACTGAAACTGTTTTGAACTGAAACTATTCTAACTGAATTTAAAATAAATTAATCCACAAAGAAAAAACTTATTTTATAAACTCTGGTTTTATAAACTCTAAAATAAAGGGTAATTAATAAAAAAAATAATGAAATTTAATGGTGACTATAAATGCCTGAACTACCCAGTGTGGAGATCTTCAAACAGTACTTTGATAGAACCTCCCTCCACCAACCAATAACCAACGTGAATGTGGTAAGTCCAGAAATTTTGGTGGAAACCAGCACCACTCAAATGAAAGAATCCCTAGAAGGACACGAATTTACAGATAGCATTAGATACGGGAAATATCTCTTTGGAAAACTGGATAATGACCTGTTTTTGATAATGCACTTTGGAATGACTGGTTACTTACATTATGATACAGAAAATAGTTCCAGATATCCGCGACTACTCTTAAAATTTTCAGATGGCAACTTCCTGGCCTTTGATGATGCCCGTAAATTCGGGAAACTGGGCTTAACCCATGACCCTGATGAATTCATCGCAACGAGAAGATTGGGTCCTGATGCCCTGGAAGTGAATTTTGAAGATTTTCAGGAAATTTTCAGGACCAGAAAAGGTATGATGAAACCATTACTCCTGAACCAGAACATTTTAGCTGGTATTGGTAATCTTTACGCTGATGAAATACTCTACCAAAGCAGAGTACACCCCATGACCCATGCAAATCTGTTAGATGATCAAGAATGGGAACAACTCTTTAAGAATATGAAAAAAGTACTCCATAAAGCCATAGAATATAATGATGATATTAAATCCCTTCCAGGATCATATCTTCTCCCTCATCGCCAAAAAGGAGGAAAATGCCCTGAAGGCGGAGAAATGGAGATTATAAAGGTTGGCGGTCGCACCACATTCCTTTGTCCATCCAGACAGAGGATGATAATGGATTAACAATTTATGATAAATACCAAAATTTTATAGGAATAAAGGTTCATCTATAATAATCACTGAATCAAATGATGAGGGGCAATAGAAAATGATTAAAAAATCAACAGTGGCCCTAATGGCCTTGATAGTTTTAATGGTAATTGTTTCTGGATGCACCACTAACAATAACAACACCACCCAGAATAACACCCAGAACCTTTCTAACCAGGGTAATAACAACAGCAATAACAGCAACACTACCAATACCACCAACAGCACCAAAGTAATGTCAAAGGAAGAAGCAAAAAAGATAGCCCAACAA
Coding sequences within it:
- a CDS encoding ammonium transporter (PFAM: Ammonium Transporter Family~TIGRFAM: ammonium transporter), with the translated sequence MDPVLNSGDTAWMLISTALVMLMTVPGVALFYGGLAKKVNVLNTMFMSLIAFSIASIVWVLYGYQFAFGADMLGGLIGNPANLLFSGIGVDQLSTLAPTIPETVYIAFQMTFAAITVALISGAVVGRMKVSSWIIFSIAWLSLVYVPIAHWVWGGGFLFQWGALDFAGGTVVHINSGVAALALALLLGKRKDTKLLPHQLGYSVIGAALLWFGWFGFNAGSALSAGGLAGQAFINTNTATAAAMVSWVIIDYLKTGKPTLLGAISGAIAGLVAITPAAGFVTLQAAVIIGLVTSVVSYFAISYLKPKLGYDDALDVFGIHGMSGIWGALATGLFAAPFINSLGTGVFYGNPGQIVTQILAIVIVAAYSFIATLIIGKIIDIVIGLRVEEKEEIEGLDITQHEETGYRI
- a CDS encoding Peptidase propeptide domain-containing protein (PFAM: Peptidase propeptide and YPEB domain), translated to MIKKSTVALMALIVLMVIVSGCTTNNNNTTQNNTQNLSNQGNNNSNNSNTTNTTNSTKVMSKEEAKKIAQQYVDEPGVTAGTPVLNTVNGRQIYVVPLYDNGQAVGEIELDAVTGENLGGAGGAP
- a CDS encoding nitrogen regulatory protein PII (PFAM: Nitrogen regulatory protein P-II); translation: MKEIVAIIRPNKLDEVKDALEKIGCHGITVTEVKGRGRQLGITESYRGSDYRIDMLPKTRLEIVVADEDLDGVIKSIVETAQTGDIGDGKIFISPVEDVVRIRTGERGEEAV
- a CDS encoding formamidopyrimidine-DNA glycosylase (PFAM: Formamidopyrimidine-DNA glycosylase H2TH domain; Formamidopyrimidine-DNA glycosylase N-terminal domain~TIGRFAM: formamidopyrimidine-DNA glycosylase (fpg)); protein product: MPELPSVEIFKQYFDRTSLHQPITNVNVVSPEILVETSTTQMKESLEGHEFTDSIRYGKYLFGKLDNDLFLIMHFGMTGYLHYDTENSSRYPRLLLKFSDGNFLAFDDARKFGKLGLTHDPDEFIATRRLGPDALEVNFEDFQEIFRTRKGMMKPLLLNQNILAGIGNLYADEILYQSRVHPMTHANLLDDQEWEQLFKNMKKVLHKAIEYNDDIKSLPGSYLLPHRQKGGKCPEGGEMEIIKVGGRTTFLCPSRQRMIMD